One region of Pyramidobacter sp. YE332 genomic DNA includes:
- a CDS encoding 4-hydroxythreonine-4-phosphate dehydrogenase PdxA: MYRPLLGITMGDPAGCGPEIAVKALADSRVYERCRPLLIGDVKVMSDALRIAGHPEVKINAVSSPRDGKYEFGTIDVHALDLVDMDSLVYGKVQSQAGEAAFQCVKKAIELAMSRDIDATVTNPISKEAINLAGHHYSGHTEIYAEFTRTRKYTMMLAHGDLRVVHVSTHVSLREACERVKRERVLDVIRIANKACKDLGIEKPRVGVAGLNPHAGENGMFGREEIEEIIPAIESARAEGIDAIGPVPPDTVFSKALGGWYDMVVCMYHDQGHIP, from the coding sequence ATGTATAGACCCCTGCTTGGCATTACCATGGGCGATCCCGCCGGCTGCGGCCCGGAAATCGCCGTAAAGGCCCTGGCCGATTCCCGAGTTTACGAGCGGTGCCGCCCTTTGCTTATCGGCGACGTGAAAGTCATGAGCGACGCTCTGAGAATCGCCGGACACCCCGAGGTGAAGATCAACGCCGTCTCGTCGCCGCGCGACGGAAAATACGAGTTTGGAACGATAGACGTTCATGCCTTGGATTTAGTCGATATGGACAGCCTCGTCTACGGCAAGGTCCAGTCTCAGGCGGGCGAAGCCGCTTTTCAGTGCGTGAAAAAAGCCATCGAGCTGGCCATGAGTCGGGATATCGACGCGACCGTGACCAACCCGATCAGCAAGGAAGCGATCAACCTCGCGGGACATCATTATTCGGGACACACGGAGATCTACGCGGAATTCACCCGCACGAGAAAGTACACTATGATGCTGGCTCACGGCGACCTGCGCGTCGTTCATGTCTCCACTCACGTGTCGTTGCGCGAAGCCTGCGAGCGAGTCAAGAGAGAACGCGTCCTCGACGTGATCCGCATCGCGAACAAGGCATGCAAAGACCTTGGCATCGAGAAGCCTCGCGTAGGTGTGGCCGGACTGAACCCTCATGCCGGAGAAAACGGCATGTTTGGGCGCGAGGAGATCGAAGAGATCATCCCCGCGATCGAGTCGGCCCGGGCCGAGGGGATCGACGCTATCGGCCCGGTACCGCCCGACACGGTTTTCTCGAAAGCGCTGGGCGGGTGGTACGACATGGTCGTTTGCATGTATCACGATCAGGGGCATATCCCCTGA
- a CDS encoding UxaA family hydrolase → MNAVIHVNPRDNLVTCLRPVAKGERIEFEGTTYVAAADIPQFHKMAVAEIKKGEHCYKYGEIIGTALTDLHPGDYVHVHNLESTRGRGDRNAEGRNER, encoded by the coding sequence ATGAACGCAGTCATTCACGTGAATCCTCGGGACAATCTGGTGACGTGCCTGCGCCCGGTGGCAAAGGGCGAACGAATCGAATTTGAGGGCACAACCTACGTGGCCGCGGCCGACATTCCGCAGTTTCACAAGATGGCGGTAGCCGAGATCAAGAAGGGCGAACATTGCTACAAATATGGCGAGATCATCGGCACCGCGCTGACAGATCTGCATCCGGGCGATTACGTGCACGTGCATAATCTGGAAAGCACCCGCGGCCGCGGCGACAGAAACGCCGAAGGGAGGAATGAACGATGA
- a CDS encoding 4-hydroxythreonine-4-phosphate dehydrogenase PdxA, whose product MVGFVYDRGKKMWNAVAGVNVTLGLPIIRASVDHGAAFGHAGTGVANELSLVNAIDYAVRLAQAKRRREEPS is encoded by the coding sequence GTGGTCGGCTTCGTCTACGACAGGGGAAAGAAGATGTGGAACGCTGTCGCCGGCGTGAACGTCACGCTGGGACTGCCGATCATCCGCGCCTCGGTGGATCACGGCGCCGCCTTCGGTCACGCGGGAACGGGCGTCGCCAACGAGCTGAGCCTTGTGAACGCCATTGACTACGCTGTCCGTTTGGCTCAGGCGAAAAGGCGCCGGGAAGAGCCGTCGTAA
- a CDS encoding pyridoxal phosphate-dependent aminotransferase — protein MIISERISSLSASPIRKLTPYAAAAKAAGKKVYHLNIGQPDIETPAGFLEAIHRFDKKVIAYGDSHGNPRLLEAIRAYYQSWSMDYGTEQITITNGGSEALLIAMMALCDPGDEILVFEPFYANYNALARALNITVRAITTHVENGYALPEEAHVERSITPRTKAILLTNPGNPTGRVYTPAEMELISRVVRRHNLALIADEVYREFVYGASYRSFGAMPELDEHLVLVDSLSKRYSACGARIGALLSRNRDFCVQIMKYCQARLCCPELEQIGAAALYATPKSYLDGVNAEYRRRRDTLQRELAKIPGVACSSPQGAFYVMIKMPIDDAEKFAIWLLEHFDSHGETVMFAPGSGFYATPGLGRDEARLAYVLNCADLTRAIAILGEGLKAYPGTKLLA, from the coding sequence ATGATCATTTCAGAACGAATCAGCAGCCTGTCCGCGTCCCCCATCAGAAAGCTGACTCCCTACGCCGCCGCGGCAAAGGCCGCAGGCAAGAAAGTCTACCATCTGAACATCGGTCAGCCCGATATCGAAACACCCGCCGGCTTTCTCGAGGCAATCCACCGCTTCGACAAAAAAGTCATCGCCTACGGCGACTCGCACGGCAATCCGCGCCTGCTCGAAGCGATCCGCGCCTATTACCAGAGCTGGAGCATGGATTACGGCACCGAACAGATCACCATCACCAACGGCGGCTCGGAAGCGCTGCTGATCGCCATGATGGCGCTCTGCGATCCCGGCGACGAGATCCTCGTTTTCGAGCCCTTTTACGCCAATTACAACGCGCTTGCCCGGGCGCTCAACATCACCGTTCGTGCCATTACGACGCATGTCGAAAACGGCTATGCGCTGCCGGAAGAAGCGCACGTGGAGCGCAGCATCACGCCGCGCACCAAAGCCATTCTGCTGACCAATCCCGGCAACCCCACGGGGCGCGTCTATACGCCCGCGGAGATGGAACTGATCTCGCGCGTCGTGCGCCGCCACAATCTGGCGCTGATCGCCGACGAAGTGTACCGCGAGTTCGTTTACGGAGCTTCGTACCGCAGCTTCGGCGCCATGCCGGAGCTCGACGAGCATCTCGTGCTCGTCGATTCGCTTTCCAAGCGTTACAGCGCCTGCGGCGCGCGGATCGGCGCGCTGCTGAGCCGCAACAGAGATTTCTGCGTCCAGATCATGAAATACTGCCAGGCCCGCCTGTGCTGTCCCGAGCTGGAACAGATCGGCGCCGCCGCGCTCTACGCCACGCCGAAGAGCTATCTCGACGGCGTCAACGCCGAGTACCGCCGGCGGCGCGACACGCTCCAGCGCGAGCTCGCCAAAATCCCCGGCGTCGCCTGTTCGTCGCCGCAGGGCGCTTTCTACGTGATGATCAAAATGCCCATCGACGACGCCGAAAAGTTTGCGATCTGGCTGCTGGAACACTTCGACTCCCACGGCGAGACCGTCATGTTCGCGCCCGGCAGCGGCTTTTACGCCACGCCCGGCCTCGGCAGGGACGAAGCGCGCCTGGCCTACGTGCTCAACTGCGCCGATCTCACCCGCGCCATCGCCATCCTCGGCGAAGGGTTGAAGGCCTATCCCGGCACGAAACTGCTGGCGTAG
- a CDS encoding 2-dehydropantoate 2-reductase — protein MKMGGWKMKVGVFGIGGVGGFVGGALARVHGETYFCARGENLETIRRGGLRVESVQLGNFTAVPAGISERAADLGVMDVLVVACKGYDLEASCAAMRPMVGARTLVVPLLNGVVVSEQMEPLLPSCLLADGTIRVFSHLEAPGVVVQTAGQCSVVLGMKDGSRPAALDAAAELLNRSGVETKVTDRIVRASWNKYVTMGSNSCVFCWYDGPAGKVLADPDHEKVIRAVIGEMTAVAAAQGVDLPASLPDKLADAFEKMPADTVTSLYRDLSAGKDPARTELDHIIGRMVRLGRETGVPVPYHEAAYEKWRK, from the coding sequence ATGAAGATGGGAGGCTGGAAGATGAAAGTCGGCGTGTTCGGCATCGGCGGCGTCGGCGGTTTTGTGGGCGGCGCGCTGGCGCGCGTCCACGGGGAAACGTATTTTTGTGCTCGCGGCGAAAATCTCGAAACGATCCGCCGCGGCGGATTGAGAGTCGAGTCCGTCCAGCTGGGAAATTTCACGGCGGTTCCGGCGGGGATCTCGGAGCGCGCGGCCGATCTCGGCGTCATGGACGTGTTGGTCGTCGCCTGCAAGGGCTACGATCTGGAGGCTTCCTGCGCGGCTATGCGTCCGATGGTCGGGGCGCGGACGCTGGTGGTCCCGCTGCTCAACGGTGTCGTCGTTTCCGAGCAGATGGAGCCGCTTCTGCCGTCGTGCCTGCTGGCCGACGGCACGATCCGCGTGTTCAGCCATCTGGAAGCTCCCGGCGTGGTGGTTCAGACGGCGGGCCAGTGCAGCGTCGTTCTGGGAATGAAAGACGGTTCGCGCCCGGCCGCGCTCGACGCGGCGGCGGAGCTGCTGAACCGCTCGGGCGTCGAGACGAAAGTGACCGATCGCATCGTGCGCGCCAGCTGGAACAAGTACGTGACCATGGGCAGCAACAGCTGCGTGTTCTGCTGGTACGACGGCCCGGCCGGCAAGGTCCTGGCCGACCCCGATCATGAAAAGGTGATCCGCGCCGTCATCGGCGAGATGACGGCGGTCGCGGCCGCCCAAGGCGTGGATTTGCCGGCGTCGCTGCCCGACAAGCTGGCCGACGCCTTCGAAAAAATGCCGGCCGACACGGTCACGTCGCTGTACCGCGATCTGAGCGCCGGCAAAGATCCCGCCCGCACCGAACTGGATCACATCATCGGCCGCATGGTGCGGCTGGGGCGCGAAACGGGCGTGCCCGTGCCCTACCACGAAGCGGCGTACGAAAAATGGCGCAAGTAA
- a CDS encoding PrpR N-terminal domain-containing protein: MKKVRLLCIAPYEGMRDVMMNIAARRSDLELVIRVGDLADGVRAVSEHLESSIDAIISRGGTAEEIRRHFSIPACEIDLSVCDILRAIRLARNFSDDFAIMGYPSITKNASSLCDLLQYTTPVITIHSADEAREQLEKLKKEGRRIVVGDTITAIIAQKLDMNGILVTSGMESIEDAFQRALHLQSYYRDLQESKNLLDSLLNSLNDNLIVFGDRRELCFSTLKDIPQKLRSTLEKNVPSILSGENLHLVRRLDAQRVSIEGKALVSRERNYCVYTLTRQPYAEPFGNKALRCYDPEEALQTAPFENFLGESAIMQKVIHRINRCAAIDQPVLLVGEPGTGKDRFAHYIYAHSRRRRSSLVRIDCRMMTESHWEYLLENENSPLRDNGLTFYIRCVEHIPPEQRLRLENYFGNTAVACRNKFILSCSLGDGFTERDSFFIYLREIFSCLTVEIPPLRRHSGDIPTLVGLYINSLNARLGTQVVGFTPEAMLLLQKFPWERNIDQLVRVVRCLVVSAKMSYISASATEEVLAEERHQLLPTAAAAFNLNRPLNEIVREIVTAIFAQENMNQTKTAKRLGISRSTLWRMLR; this comes from the coding sequence TTGAAAAAGGTTCGTCTGCTCTGTATCGCCCCCTACGAAGGAATGCGCGACGTCATGATGAACATTGCCGCGCGCCGCAGCGACCTGGAGCTCGTGATCCGCGTCGGCGATCTGGCCGACGGCGTCAGAGCCGTTTCGGAGCACCTCGAATCCAGCATCGACGCCATCATCTCACGAGGAGGCACGGCCGAAGAGATCCGCAGGCATTTCTCCATTCCCGCCTGCGAGATCGATCTCTCGGTCTGCGACATCCTGCGGGCCATCCGGCTGGCCCGCAATTTCTCCGACGACTTTGCCATCATGGGCTACCCGAGCATCACAAAAAACGCCTCGTCGCTCTGCGACCTGCTTCAGTACACGACTCCCGTGATCACCATCCACAGCGCCGACGAAGCGCGAGAACAGCTCGAAAAACTCAAAAAGGAAGGGCGCCGAATCGTCGTCGGCGACACGATCACCGCCATCATCGCCCAAAAGCTCGATATGAACGGAATCCTGGTCACCTCAGGCATGGAAAGCATCGAAGACGCGTTCCAAAGGGCGCTGCACCTGCAAAGTTATTACCGCGACCTGCAGGAAAGCAAAAATCTTCTCGATTCCCTGCTCAACAGCCTCAACGACAACCTGATCGTCTTTGGCGACCGCCGGGAACTTTGCTTCTCCACACTGAAGGATATCCCGCAGAAACTTCGTTCCACCTTGGAAAAAAATGTCCCCTCGATTCTTTCCGGAGAGAACCTGCATCTCGTCCGACGCCTTGACGCGCAGCGAGTTTCCATCGAAGGCAAAGCCCTTGTCTCGAGGGAACGGAACTACTGCGTCTACACGCTGACGCGGCAGCCTTACGCGGAACCCTTTGGCAACAAGGCGCTGCGGTGTTACGATCCGGAGGAAGCCCTTCAGACGGCGCCTTTCGAAAATTTTCTCGGCGAGAGCGCGATCATGCAAAAGGTCATTCACCGCATCAACCGCTGCGCCGCCATCGACCAGCCGGTGCTTCTGGTGGGCGAACCCGGGACCGGGAAAGACCGTTTCGCTCACTATATTTACGCTCACAGCAGACGGCGCCGCAGCTCCTTGGTCCGTATCGACTGCAGGATGATGACGGAATCTCACTGGGAGTATCTGCTTGAAAACGAGAACTCCCCGCTCCGCGACAACGGTCTCACCTTTTACATCCGCTGCGTCGAACACATTCCGCCCGAACAGCGCCTGAGGCTGGAAAACTATTTCGGGAACACCGCCGTTGCGTGCCGAAACAAGTTCATCCTTTCCTGTTCTCTCGGCGACGGCTTCACCGAGCGCGACAGCTTCTTCATCTATCTCAGGGAAATCTTTTCCTGCCTTACCGTCGAAATCCCGCCTCTACGACGGCACAGCGGCGACATTCCCACCCTGGTAGGGCTTTACATCAACTCGCTGAACGCCCGGCTTGGCACCCAAGTCGTGGGGTTCACGCCCGAAGCCATGCTGCTGCTCCAAAAGTTTCCCTGGGAGCGGAACATCGACCAGCTCGTCAGAGTGGTGCGCTGTCTCGTGGTCTCCGCCAAGATGTCCTACATTTCCGCCAGCGCGACGGAAGAGGTGCTGGCGGAGGAGCGTCATCAGCTGCTCCCCACCGCTGCGGCCGCTTTTAACCTGAACCGCCCTTTGAACGAGATCGTCAGGGAGATCGTCACGGCAATTTTCGCGCAGGAGAACATGAACCAGACGAAAACCGCCAAACGCCTTGGCATCAGCAGAAGCACCCTGTGGCGGATGCTCAGGTGA
- a CDS encoding UxaA family hydrolase: MKLMGYRRAQGPHGIRNYLLVLPTSVCAADTAEKIACQVPGAVSVPTQHGCCQIGSDLALTERALAGFGMNANVGAVLVVGLGCDGIQARHLAGMIEPMGKPVQSIVIQEEGGTLKTIAEGGRIAADMARAISADVREEFDISEIILGMECGGSDPTSGLASNPSIGYVSDKLVDMGGSSILSETTEVIGAEHLLAARFADEEERRKFLRMVKDVEDRAIMLGQDLRSGQPTPGNKEGGLSTIEEKSLGCMYKAGTRPFAGALEYAERIPEGKGGLYFMDTPGQDIDSITGMVAGGAQVVVFSTGRGTPTGSPIAPVVKITGNAETFRSMRDNMDINAGRIITEGASLPQIGEELFEMMVKVCNGRQTKAEALGHREFGIYKLAGTF, from the coding sequence ATGAAGCTGATGGGATACAGGCGCGCACAAGGACCGCACGGTATTCGCAATTATCTGCTGGTGCTGCCGACCTCGGTCTGCGCGGCGGATACGGCGGAGAAGATCGCCTGCCAGGTTCCCGGCGCCGTCAGCGTCCCCACCCAACATGGCTGCTGTCAGATCGGCAGCGATCTGGCCCTGACCGAACGCGCTCTGGCGGGCTTTGGCATGAACGCCAACGTCGGGGCGGTTCTTGTGGTGGGGCTGGGCTGCGATGGCATTCAGGCGCGCCATCTGGCCGGCATGATCGAGCCGATGGGCAAACCCGTACAGTCCATCGTCATTCAGGAAGAAGGCGGTACGCTGAAGACCATCGCCGAAGGCGGACGCATCGCGGCCGATATGGCGCGGGCCATTTCCGCGGACGTTCGCGAGGAGTTCGACATCAGCGAGATCATCTTGGGCATGGAGTGCGGAGGCAGCGATCCCACAAGCGGGCTCGCCTCCAACCCCTCTATCGGCTATGTCTCCGACAAGCTGGTGGACATGGGCGGCAGCTCGATCCTCAGCGAGACGACCGAGGTTATCGGGGCCGAACATCTGCTGGCCGCGCGTTTCGCCGACGAAGAAGAGCGGCGCAAGTTCCTGCGTATGGTCAAGGATGTGGAAGACCGCGCCATCATGTTGGGGCAAGATCTTCGCAGCGGCCAGCCTACCCCGGGAAACAAGGAAGGCGGACTCTCCACCATCGAGGAGAAGTCTTTGGGATGTATGTACAAGGCCGGTACCCGTCCTTTTGCCGGCGCTCTGGAATATGCCGAGCGGATTCCGGAGGGAAAGGGAGGCCTGTATTTCATGGATACGCCGGGGCAGGATATCGATTCCATCACCGGCATGGTTGCCGGCGGCGCGCAGGTCGTCGTTTTCTCCACAGGACGCGGCACGCCCACGGGGAGCCCGATCGCTCCGGTCGTCAAAATCACCGGCAACGCCGAGACGTTCCGCAGCATGCGCGACAACATGGACATCAACGCCGGTCGCATCATCACCGAGGGGGCCTCGCTGCCGCAGATCGGCGAAGAATTGTTCGAGATGATGGTGAAAGTCTGCAACGGCAGGCAAACCAAAGCGGAAGCGCTGGGACACCGGGAGTTTGGCATCTATAAACTGGCGGGCACGTTCTGA
- a CDS encoding 2-keto-3-deoxygluconate permease, whose protein sequence is MKILKTVQKIPGGLMVVPLLLGVVVNSVFPRSIQIGGFTTALFKSGATALIALFCLCNAAQIDVRQAGKPLAKGILLTASKFFIGAFIGWGVGKFAGPAGVLGLTPLAIVAAVTNSNGGLYAALAGQYGDSTDVGAISILSLNDGPFFTMLAFGLTGLANIPFLTFVAALVPIVLGFILGNLDEDLRKFLASGTTVLIPFFAFPLGSSLSFSQLVRGGLPGIVLGVMCTALTGMAGYFVIRAMGERKASGAAIGTTAGNAVGTPAVLAAADPSLGAVEAISTVQVAAAIIVTAILCPLLCNLLDRRLRKRYGTNPDGTIRQEDR, encoded by the coding sequence ATGAAAATTTTGAAAACAGTGCAAAAGATCCCGGGGGGCTTGATGGTCGTTCCTCTGCTGCTGGGCGTCGTCGTCAACTCGGTGTTCCCCAGGTCGATTCAGATCGGCGGCTTTACCACGGCGCTGTTCAAGAGCGGCGCGACGGCCCTGATCGCTCTGTTCTGCCTGTGCAATGCGGCGCAGATCGACGTCAGGCAGGCAGGTAAGCCTTTGGCGAAGGGGATCCTTTTGACGGCTTCCAAATTTTTTATCGGCGCGTTCATCGGGTGGGGCGTAGGCAAATTCGCCGGGCCCGCGGGCGTTTTGGGCCTGACTCCGCTGGCCATCGTCGCCGCCGTCACGAATTCCAACGGCGGATTGTACGCCGCTTTGGCGGGGCAGTACGGAGACTCCACCGACGTTGGCGCTATTTCCATCCTCTCGCTGAACGACGGCCCCTTCTTCACGATGCTGGCCTTCGGGCTGACGGGCTTGGCGAACATCCCCTTCCTGACCTTCGTCGCCGCGTTGGTCCCCATCGTTCTGGGCTTTATCCTGGGCAACCTTGACGAAGATCTCCGCAAGTTTCTGGCCAGCGGTACGACGGTTCTGATCCCTTTCTTCGCTTTTCCGCTCGGTTCAAGTCTCAGCTTTAGCCAGCTGGTCCGCGGCGGTTTGCCGGGCATCGTCCTGGGCGTGATGTGCACCGCCCTGACCGGCATGGCGGGGTATTTCGTTATCCGCGCCATGGGCGAGCGCAAAGCCAGCGGTGCGGCGATCGGCACCACGGCCGGCAACGCCGTCGGCACGCCGGCTGTCCTTGCCGCCGCCGATCCTTCGCTGGGCGCTGTCGAGGCGATCTCCACCGTGCAGGTGGCGGCTGCCATCATCGTGACGGCGATCCTTTGCCCGCTGTTGTGCAACCTGCTGGACCGGCGTTTGCGCAAAAGATACGGGACCAATCCCGACGGCACGATCCGTCAGGAAGATCGGTAA
- a CDS encoding four-carbon acid sugar kinase family protein, giving the protein MLRLLILADDFTGALDSGVQLAQCGAHTHVTTNLDVSFDAWKDDARESVVVVDTESRHIDPRRAFEIVRDIAGRAVKSGVPVIYKKTDSALRGNIGAELEGALAGSGATRLLFVPAYPKLKRLTLGGIQYIDGVPVSESVFGRDPFDPVRESSVAKIIGLQSTLPVVSVAEGAPILAAERREILVFDASSDEACVAIARQLGEIRETTVLAGCAGFAGHLPQLLGLRRPLPPVTLEAQGLLVVSGSLNPITTAQLEYARSSGFDAYRLTSSQMQEGIPAGPEGDRILDDIATLYGRNKRLLLYGAPPEEGVGSVALEEKSRAVAGHLGELVRRLYRRGLRGVFAVTGGDILSGVLAHMECSRMRPLCEIESGVVLSRAILPEGDVMIVSKSGGMGSREVFVNVADFIERHRAS; this is encoded by the coding sequence ATGCTTCGACTGCTGATACTGGCCGACGATTTTACGGGGGCGCTCGATTCGGGGGTACAGCTGGCTCAATGTGGAGCGCACACTCACGTGACGACCAATCTGGATGTCTCCTTCGATGCTTGGAAGGACGACGCCAGGGAATCTGTCGTCGTTGTCGACACGGAATCGCGCCACATCGATCCGCGGCGGGCCTTCGAGATCGTCCGCGACATCGCCGGACGTGCCGTGAAAAGCGGCGTTCCCGTGATTTACAAGAAAACCGACTCGGCACTGCGCGGCAACATCGGGGCAGAGCTGGAAGGCGCTCTGGCCGGCAGCGGAGCGACGCGCCTTCTGTTCGTCCCTGCGTATCCGAAATTGAAGCGCCTGACCCTTGGAGGGATTCAGTACATTGACGGCGTCCCCGTGAGCGAGAGCGTTTTCGGCCGCGATCCCTTCGATCCCGTAAGGGAATCGTCGGTGGCGAAGATCATCGGACTTCAAAGTACCCTTCCCGTGGTATCGGTGGCGGAGGGAGCGCCGATTTTGGCAGCGGAACGTCGGGAGATTCTCGTTTTCGACGCTTCGTCGGACGAAGCCTGCGTGGCCATCGCAAGACAGCTTGGAGAGATCAGGGAGACCACCGTTTTGGCTGGCTGCGCCGGGTTCGCGGGGCATCTGCCGCAGCTGCTTGGCCTGCGTCGTCCCCTTCCGCCGGTGACGCTTGAGGCGCAGGGACTTCTGGTGGTTTCGGGAAGCCTGAACCCGATCACGACGGCTCAGCTGGAATACGCGCGCAGTTCGGGTTTCGACGCCTATCGGCTCACCTCGTCGCAGATGCAGGAGGGGATTCCTGCAGGCCCCGAGGGCGACAGGATATTGGACGATATTGCGACGCTTTACGGGCGGAACAAGCGGCTTCTTTTGTACGGCGCGCCGCCGGAAGAGGGGGTGGGTTCCGTCGCTTTGGAAGAAAAGAGCCGCGCCGTGGCCGGTCACCTCGGCGAGCTGGTTCGGCGACTGTACCGCCGCGGTCTCAGGGGCGTTTTCGCCGTGACCGGCGGGGATATCCTGAGCGGCGTGCTGGCCCACATGGAATGTTCGCGTATGCGCCCTCTTTGCGAGATCGAATCGGGCGTGGTGCTTTCCCGCGCCATCCTTCCCGAAGGCGACGTGATGATCGTTTCCAAATCGGGGGGAATGGGATCTCGCGAGGTCTTCGTGAACGTGGCCGACTTTATTGAGCGGCACCGCGCGTCCTAG